One part of the Mariniblastus fucicola genome encodes these proteins:
- a CDS encoding xanthine dehydrogenase small subunit, producing MRDHILLFVNGTEHQVSGTDAFLTLSDFLRLRLGKCGTKIVCSEGDCGSCSVLSGRLPQSSSQNSANQFEYRVIDSCIRFVFQLDGCHIVTVEGIGDSKNDQLHPVQQSMIDCHGSQCGFCTPGFVVAMAGLLENENSPTEDEWRRGLSGNLCRCTGYAPIVAAGLAASKVGCEKLAARFDETAMAESITSKSSDSIKLDSADGQSVFSPTCLADATEFLAAHPDAKIVAGATDVGVQFNKGRCEATRWLNLNRIAELSRVSIEENEIVAGANTTWSEIETVCEGRFDSFKKIISIFGSPQIRNVGTIGGNIINASPIADSLPFLFVCDAILELTGSDGTRQVNINDFYQDYKQFDLQPGELLTKIRIPLLPPNRKLELYKVSRRLDMDISTFTGAIWMDFDGNQIAEAGIALGAVGPVVLRLRKTEEFFRGQTFSESTMQQAGDIAVSEITPISDVRGSKDFRLQLTRNILLKFFHQSQQEALA from the coding sequence ATGCGAGACCATATCCTACTTTTTGTCAACGGCACCGAACACCAGGTGTCGGGAACCGATGCTTTCCTGACGCTGTCAGACTTCCTGCGTCTTCGCTTGGGCAAATGCGGCACCAAGATCGTTTGCAGCGAAGGCGACTGTGGATCATGCTCGGTCCTGTCCGGGCGACTTCCTCAATCGTCGTCGCAGAATTCGGCAAACCAGTTTGAGTATCGCGTCATCGATTCGTGCATCCGGTTTGTGTTTCAGCTGGATGGTTGCCACATCGTGACCGTCGAAGGCATCGGCGATTCGAAAAACGACCAGCTCCATCCAGTGCAGCAGTCCATGATTGACTGTCATGGATCGCAATGCGGATTTTGCACTCCGGGTTTCGTTGTCGCCATGGCAGGCTTGCTTGAGAATGAAAACTCGCCCACCGAAGACGAATGGCGACGCGGGCTCTCGGGCAACCTTTGCCGCTGTACAGGCTATGCACCGATCGTGGCTGCGGGCCTTGCGGCATCGAAAGTTGGATGTGAGAAACTGGCCGCGCGTTTTGACGAAACTGCGATGGCGGAATCCATCACGTCGAAGTCCAGCGACTCGATCAAGCTCGATTCAGCCGATGGACAAAGCGTGTTCAGTCCGACCTGTCTTGCGGACGCAACTGAGTTTCTGGCCGCGCACCCGGACGCAAAAATCGTTGCCGGCGCGACAGATGTTGGCGTCCAGTTCAACAAAGGCCGATGTGAGGCCACGCGATGGTTGAACCTGAATCGGATCGCTGAACTTTCGCGAGTGAGTATCGAAGAAAACGAAATCGTCGCCGGCGCAAACACCACCTGGAGCGAAATCGAAACGGTCTGCGAAGGTCGCTTTGATTCATTCAAAAAAATCATCAGCATTTTTGGCTCGCCACAAATCCGCAACGTGGGAACGATCGGCGGCAACATCATTAACGCCTCGCCCATCGCGGACTCGTTGCCTTTCCTGTTTGTGTGCGATGCGATTCTGGAACTGACGGGCTCCGATGGCACGCGTCAGGTCAACATCAACGATTTTTACCAGGACTACAAACAGTTCGACCTTCAACCCGGAGAGCTGCTGACCAAAATTCGGATCCCGTTGCTGCCGCCGAATCGAAAGCTGGAGCTCTACAAAGTTTCACGTCGACTGGACATGGACATCTCGACTTTCACTGGTGCGATCTGGATGGATTTTGATGGGAACCAAATCGCGGAAGCCGGCATCGCGCTCGGCGCCGTTGGACCTGTCGTCCTGCGGCTACGCAAGACAGAAGAATTCTTTCGTGGTCAGACTTTTTCCGAATCGACCATGCAACAGGCGGGAGACATCGCCGTCAGTGAAATCACTCCCATCTCGGATGTCCGCGGAAGCAAGGACTTCCGCCTGCAGCTGACGCGGAACATCCTGCTCAAGTTCTTCCACCAGTCGCAGCAGGAGGCACTGGCATGA
- a CDS encoding M20 family metallo-hydrolase has product MSKSNSVSKKIDAELLQTVADRVADRCDTLASFSDTPNSLTRTFCSDAMKATHAQIRKWMQASSIESRLDAFGNLIGRHSGALNGSQQADVFMIGSHLDTVVNAGRFDGPMGVMLGLGVAELIRESDIALPFDIDVVGFSEEEGVRFGFPFIGSLGISGQFDPGDLDRVDVKGVTMRQALADFGCDPDKFEADSYRSGSRGKVIGFMEAHLEQATRLEQSNSPVGIVTSIAGQTRGTIVIEGVAGHAGTVPHDQRRDALAGAAKLILDIEKLGQETPGLYATVGAITAKPSLSNVICGHVELMLDLRHELDEVRLKSLKTIDLMIRELSATRDLAARIHRADHSPAVPMDGALTRSLETSAGGAQSSVEMMVSGAGHDAMVMAKLAPSCMLFVRCRDGVSHHPDEFVAPEDIRVALEVMTNALIQISET; this is encoded by the coding sequence TTGTCCAAGAGCAATTCTGTTTCCAAAAAGATCGACGCGGAGTTGCTGCAAACAGTCGCCGATCGCGTTGCGGATCGATGTGACACTCTGGCGTCTTTTTCTGATACGCCCAACTCGCTCACACGAACTTTTTGCAGCGATGCGATGAAAGCAACGCATGCTCAGATTCGAAAATGGATGCAAGCGTCGTCGATCGAGAGCCGGCTTGACGCTTTTGGAAACCTGATCGGACGGCACTCCGGCGCGCTCAACGGTTCGCAGCAAGCCGACGTGTTCATGATCGGCTCGCACCTCGACACTGTCGTCAACGCGGGACGATTCGACGGACCGATGGGAGTCATGTTGGGGCTGGGAGTTGCGGAGCTGATTCGCGAATCCGATATCGCCCTGCCCTTTGACATCGACGTCGTCGGTTTTTCGGAAGAGGAAGGAGTCCGTTTCGGTTTTCCATTCATCGGTTCGCTGGGGATTTCGGGCCAGTTCGATCCTGGCGATCTGGATCGTGTCGATGTCAAAGGCGTTACGATGCGACAGGCTCTGGCTGATTTCGGTTGCGATCCGGACAAGTTCGAAGCGGATAGCTATCGATCCGGTTCGCGCGGAAAAGTCATTGGCTTTATGGAAGCGCACCTTGAGCAAGCGACTCGGCTGGAGCAATCGAACTCGCCGGTCGGAATCGTTACAAGTATCGCAGGTCAGACTCGAGGAACGATTGTCATCGAAGGCGTCGCTGGACACGCCGGAACGGTGCCTCATGATCAACGTCGGGACGCGCTTGCTGGAGCCGCCAAGCTGATACTGGATATTGAAAAGCTGGGACAGGAAACGCCCGGACTGTACGCGACCGTTGGAGCCATCACGGCCAAACCCAGCCTTTCAAATGTCATCTGTGGCCATGTAGAGCTAATGCTGGATCTGCGACATGAGCTGGATGAGGTTCGCCTGAAGTCGTTGAAAACAATCGATTTGATGATCCGCGAACTGAGCGCGACTCGGGATCTGGCGGCGCGTATCCATCGAGCTGACCATTCGCCCGCGGTGCCGATGGACGGTGCGTTGACTCGCAGTCTCGAGACCTCAGCAGGCGGCGCACAGAGCAGCGTGGAAATGATGGTCAGCGGAGCCGGGCACGATGCGATGGTGATGGCGAAGCTGGCTCCATCGTGTATGTTGTTTGTCCGATGTCGCGACGGCGTCAGCCATCATCCGGACGAGTTCGTGGCTCCGGAGGACATCCGCGTGGCCCTTGAAGTCATGACGAACGCGTTGATTCAAATCTCCGAAACTTAA
- the allE gene encoding (S)-ureidoglycine aminohydrolase has product MNIFGQTRSHLCGEYALITPDTHVVSPLLGWEKATAVFHITPEIGARFVQYTATVEPGGKSGLTGEMVQRFIYVQSGSGTLQVGSDAHELKPGSFAFLPADTDHQFESKDSSTLVVFEKAYQTHPDYGAPEPVVGHRDDVPGEPFMGDPDARLQTLLPIEPEFDMAVNIFTYQSGATLPQVEIHTMEHGLLMLEGQGVYRLSRDYHPVGAGDVIWMASYCPQWFVAMGKTPASYIYYKDIHRDRLSEK; this is encoded by the coding sequence ATGAACATTTTTGGTCAAACCCGCAGCCATCTGTGTGGCGAATACGCGTTGATCACTCCCGATACGCATGTCGTTTCGCCGCTGTTGGGTTGGGAGAAAGCAACGGCTGTATTCCACATTACGCCCGAAATCGGCGCCCGCTTCGTGCAGTACACCGCCACCGTCGAACCGGGAGGGAAAAGTGGCTTGACAGGTGAAATGGTCCAGCGGTTTATATATGTGCAGTCGGGAAGCGGAACTTTGCAAGTCGGATCCGACGCCCACGAACTGAAGCCGGGTTCGTTCGCTTTCCTGCCTGCCGACACGGACCACCAATTCGAAAGCAAGGACTCATCCACGCTGGTTGTTTTCGAAAAAGCCTACCAAACGCATCCAGACTACGGAGCTCCAGAGCCGGTCGTTGGGCATCGCGATGATGTTCCGGGAGAGCCGTTCATGGGAGACCCGGACGCACGACTGCAAACGCTGTTGCCGATTGAGCCGGAATTCGACATGGCCGTGAACATTTTCACCTACCAGTCAGGCGCGACGTTGCCTCAGGTTGAAATCCATACCATGGAACACGGTTTGTTGATGCTCGAAGGTCAGGGCGTATATCGGCTGTCGCGAGACTACCATCCAGTCGGCGCCGGCGACGTGATCTGGATGGCTTCGTATTGCCCGCAGTGGTTCGTCGCCATGGGCAAAACACCGGCCAGCTATATTTACTACAAAGACATCCACCGCGACCGCCTGTCAGAAAAATAG
- the pucL gene encoding factor-independent urate hydroxylase: protein MSIKITEQSYGKARVCLSYIKRNENRHDFVQLTANVALAGDFNVAYSAGDNSPVIPTDTMKNTVYAIARKQGVDSIEAFARNLASHFYDSFEHVSTATISIEESLWNRIEIDSNKHDHAFVGGGSEQNTCTATASAEGVQLSSGLKGLQVLKTTQSGFEGFLQDDFTTLKPTDDRIFATTITADWTCQKPEGDWSKTRTKIRQMLLDVFATQYSPSVQKTLYEMADAVLAACPEIGQISLNMPNQHHLLADIEKLSLQNENDIFVPTPEPFGVISATISREV from the coding sequence ATGAGCATCAAAATTACGGAACAGTCCTACGGCAAAGCCCGGGTTTGTCTCTCGTACATCAAGCGAAACGAAAACCGACATGACTTTGTGCAGCTGACAGCGAACGTTGCACTCGCCGGAGACTTCAATGTGGCCTATTCCGCCGGCGACAACAGCCCGGTGATTCCGACGGATACGATGAAGAACACAGTCTATGCGATCGCTCGCAAGCAAGGCGTCGACAGCATCGAAGCTTTTGCGCGGAACCTCGCCAGCCATTTCTACGATTCGTTCGAGCACGTTTCGACCGCGACCATTTCGATCGAGGAAAGCCTCTGGAATCGGATAGAGATTGACTCCAACAAGCACGACCATGCCTTCGTCGGTGGAGGAAGCGAGCAGAATACTTGCACCGCAACGGCGTCCGCAGAAGGAGTTCAGTTGTCTTCCGGGCTCAAGGGGCTGCAAGTTCTCAAGACCACACAGTCAGGTTTCGAAGGCTTTCTCCAGGACGATTTTACAACGCTCAAACCGACCGATGATCGGATCTTCGCGACCACGATCACTGCCGATTGGACGTGTCAAAAACCCGAAGGTGACTGGTCGAAGACTCGAACGAAAATCCGACAGATGTTGCTTGATGTTTTCGCAACCCAGTACAGCCCTTCGGTGCAAAAGACGTTGTACGAAATGGCCGATGCGGTTCTGGCGGCCTGCCCGGAAATCGGCCAGATCTCATTGAACATGCCCAATCAACATCATCTGTTGGCGGATATTGAAAAGCTGAGCTTGCAGAACGAGAACGATATTTTCGTGCCTACGCCGGAGCCGTTTGGAGTCATCTCGGCCACGATTTCCCGGGAAGTCTGA